Part of the Sphaerochaeta associata genome is shown below.
CCTCAGCTGGGCCTGGGACGTAGTGGACCATCGGGGCATACTCGATTTCTACGATGTATACAAGGTCATGCTCTCCCAGGAAGTCCCCCATGAGATTCGGCTGGAGACATCAGAGCGTGTCATTCCCATCATCGACGGGATCATTACCGACGCCAAGAGCGAGGAAGCCGCCGTCAATATCCTCAATGCAGGACTCATTGACGACCTGCCGTCCTGGTTGGTGGTGGAGGTTCCTGCAATGATCGACAAGAACGGCATCACAGGAATCAGGATGGGGCAGCTGCCCAAGGGATATCTGGCTCTGTTGCGCTCGTACGCCGGTGTCTATGACATGACGGCCGAGGCGATCATCCATAAAAGCAAGGAGTATGCAATTCAGGCCCTGCTGGCCAATCCGGTGGTCCACCAAGCCTCTTCATTGGAGGAATTGGTCGATCGAATGATCAGCAAGCAGGAACGTTGGCTGGGATATCTGAAGTAGGCGAACCAACAACGGATGGGAGTATACTTCCATCCGTTGAATTTTGTAGAATGGGCGGATATGGCTACAATCAAGGAAATCTCCCGTAAGGCCGGGGTGAGTGCTACTACGGTTGCAAATGTCATTCACGGCCGCACCAGCAAAGTCTCCCCTGCCACCCTGCAAAAGGTGCAGGCGATTATTGAATCGGAAAAGTATGCCCCCAATATGGGCGCCATGATGTTGCTGGGCAACAACTCACGAATCATCGGCGTGATCATGTTCACCGAGCCCAGACATAACGAAACCGTGTTGGAAGACCCGTTCTCCTCGGCCATCCTCGGGGCAATGGAGCGTGATATTCGAGCCGCCGGCTACTACATGATGCTCTATGTCTCCAGCGATGAGGAGGAGGTTGTCCGTCTATCCAAGGCTTGGAAGATGGACGGCCTGATTCTTGTCTGGGTCCCGGGCAAGATTTGCAGCATCATCAGCTCAAGCGTCGATGTTCCCTTGGTCTACATTGACTGCTTTTTCAATGACGACGATCACACGTATTATAATATCGGGCTGGAAGACAGACGAGGGGGGTATGAGGTGACGAAGTACCTCCTCTCGATGGGGCACACCAACATACTGTTCCTCCCATGCAACCCCATTTTTCCCGGCGGCGATTCAGAGCGGTTTTCCGGATGCAAGGAGGCTTTTACTGAACACGGCTTGGTTCTCACTGATGAAGCAAAGCGGCCCCTGCCGTACGATCGTGCAAAGCGGGAGAAGATCTATCTTGAAATCACGGGAAAGGATGCGGGTTATACGGCTTTGGTGTTCTCTTCCGATTACTACGCTTCCGAAGCGCTCACTTTCTTGCAGGAACAGGGCATCAATGTTCCCGATGACATCTCCATCACCGGTTTTGACGATAATATCTTCTCTCGTCTGGTAACACCCAGGTTGACCACCGTCCATCAGGATTCGAGCAGAAAAGGGAGGCTTGCCATCGAGATGTTGATGCGCCTGCTCCGTGGAGAAGAAATCGAGCAGCCGAGGGTTACGCTGCCGATATATCTGCAGATACGCGATTCGGTGCGAAAGCTCTAACTCTCGGTTCTCTCCCTATGCACAAAAGCCTCCCCTTCTGAATCGGATGGGGGGTTTTTGTTGCAGGTATCTTCAACTATCCATGGTTCTGTTATTTATATAACAAGTAAAATGTTTTTACAACAAATTGACACGTTGCTTCAATGGTTGTATTCTTATTAACATTCACATACCCTATTGGGGCTCTGTTGCCTTATAGAGAGAAAGGAAGGATACCAATGAAGAAAACTGTTGCTGTTTTGGTCGTACTGCTCTGTCTGACCGGAATGCTGTTCGCCCAAGGGAAGCAGGAAGCCCCCGCTTCACAAGCAAAGGTGCTGAGAGTCGCCATGGAGTGCGGCTATGCACCGTACAACTGGACCCAGACCACCAATGCGAACGGGGCTGTACCCATCTCCGGTTCAAAGGAGTTCGCATACGGCTATGATGTAATGATGGCCAAGCTGATCACCGAGCGCCTGGGCTATGACCTTGAGATTGTAAAGCTGGACTGGGATTCGCTCGTGCCTGCAGTGCAGTCCGGTACGGTGGACTGCGTCATCGCCGGTCAGTCGATCACCTCGGACCGCATGCAGATGGTTGATTTTACCTCCCCGTACTACTATGCCTCGATCGTCTGCCTGACGAACGGTGACAGCAAGTACGCCTCGGCAAAGGGTATCAGCGATCTGGCGGGAGGCGCCTGCACCAGTCAGCTCGGGACCATCTGGTACGACACCTGTCTGCCTCAGATTCCCAATGCAAAGATCCTCCCGGCCCAGGAGTCTGCACCTGCCATGCTGGTTGCCCTGAACAGCAAGCGCGTGGACTTCATCTGTACCGATATGCCTACTGCCAAAGCCGCCATTGTTGCTTACCCGAACATGAAGATTCTCGATTTCGCTGGCTCAAATGATGATTTTGCTGTCAGTGAAGAGGAAATCAACATCGGTATTTCCGTCTCCAAGAAGAACCCTGAGCTGACCAAGGCAATCAACAGCGTACTGGACACCCTCATCGTCGATGACTTCAATGCCATGATGGAGAGCGCCATCGCCGTTCAACCTCTGTCCAACTAACCTGAAGGAAATGGAATGTCGATATCTGAAATGAATTTCTTGCAGAGGATGCTCTACATCCTCGAGCAGTACAGCGGCTCCCTTGCAAAAGGGGCCGCTACCACCATGGTAATCGCCATCGTCTGTACGGCCTTGGGATGCGTTATCGGTTTTGCAGTCGGTATCGTCCAGACACTTGAACCAAAGAAGAAGGACAATATTTTCTATAAGATTATCTTGAAAGTCATCAAGCTGCTGCTCACCGCCTATGTAGAACTCTTCCGCGGAACGCCGATGATGTTGCAGGCTGCGTTCATCTACTATGGTGCAAGCCAGGTCTTCGGCCTCAACCTCGGCATGTGGCAGGCGGCGATCCTGATCGTCTCCATCAACACGGGAGCCTATATGGCTGAGACGGTCCGCGGGGGCATCCTGTCCGTCGACATCGGCCAAACCGAGGGTGCAAAGGCCATCGGCATGAATCACTTCCAGACAATGTTGTCCGTCATTCTCCCTCAGGCACTGAGAAACATCATGCCCCAGATCGGCAACAACTTGATCATCAACATCAAGGATACCTGTGTATTGTCCATCATCGGAACCGTCGAGCTCTTCTTCACCTTCAAGAGCATTTCAGGGGCTTTGTATACCTATTTTGAAGCTGCCACGGTCATTCTCATCATATATTTCATCCTGACCTTCGTCTCATCGCGAATCCTGCTTGCATGGGAGAACCGAATGGACGGCCCTGTCAATTTCGACCTTGCCACAACTGATACCCTGGCTTTCACCAGCGGCATGATGCGTTTTCCGCGCAAGGCGAAGAGGAGGAAATAATGTCTGAAATTCTTAGCATCGAGCATCTTTCAAAACGCTTCGGCGAAAACGAGGTTCTCAAGGACATCAATTTTCAAGTTCGACCCGGGGATGTAACCTCGATCATCGGAGCCTCGGGTTCGGGAAAATCCACGCTGCTTCGATGCATCAACCTTCTGGAGAGCGCCACTTCCGGCAAGATTCTTTTCCACGGACAGAACATCCTCTCAGATCATGTCAACGAGGCGAAATATCGTGCGAAAGTAGGTATGGTCTTCCAATCCTTCAATCTCTTCAACAACCATACAGTGCTCAGCAACTGCATGGTCGGTCAAATCAAGGTGTTGAAGAAACCGAAGGAAGAGGCGTATGATGCAGCACTGCTCTATCTTGACAAGGTAGGCATGACCAGCCACATCAATGCCAAGCCTCATCAGCTCAGCGGCGGTCAGAAACAACGTGTTGCCATCGCCCGCGCCCTGGCGATGCAGCCTGAGATCCTGCTCTTTGATGAACCCACCTCAGCTCTCGACCCCGAGATGGTCGGTGAGGTACTGGACGTCATGAAGGCTTTGGCCAAGGAGGGAACCACCATGCTGGTCGTCACCCACGAGATGGCCTTTGCACGGGATGTCTCCAACCATGTCGTCTACATGTATGATGGGAAAATTGAGGAGGAAGGGGAGCCGAAGAATCTCTTCTCTCGTCCAAAGAGTCCCCAGCTGAAAGAGTTTCTCAGCCGATTCACCAAAACAGACCAATCCAACGATGCAACGTAAACAGTTCAGCCGATGAAACAATTCCCGGCTCGTGTGGACACTTTTTAAGGTGAAAATGCATCATAGTAAGTAACAATGGTCCTTATAAAACCTATCATGCACTAGTTTTGCCTGTAGGGCGTTGTTTGGTTTACCTAAAACCAGGCCTGCCCGAGGAGGCAGCATGAGAAAAAGGTTTTACATGGGGCTTATTACTGCATTGCTTGCGCTGGTAGTGGGCTGTACGACCACTACAACGACTAAGGCAGGTGTCCATCCGCTCTGGGATGCGGGAAATACCCGCGATAAAATCATTGTTCTCAGCGATATTCACCTCGGCATTGAGGATGCATATGCTGAAATTCTGGAAAACCGCTCCCATCTGATCGAATTCCTCAATCGAATCGCCGCTACAGCAGATGTACGGGAAGTGGTGCTCAACGGTGATATCCTGGATGAATGGTACCTGCCTCTCTCCTTCAACGAGACCGACCGTGATGCCTTCTATCAGGAAATTCTCGAGAACAACCGGGGGGTGCTCGCTGCGTTCAAGAACATTATGGATGCAGGAATCAAGCTGGTGTACGTAGTAGGGAATCACGATATGTCCATTACACCGGCGAGCATCGAAGAGGCAATCCCCGGCATTGTTGTCTGCTCCGACCGCCTCGGCCTCGGTCTCTACAGAACCGGGGACCGAAGCGAGATAGTCATCGAGCATGGACATCGCTACGACGTATTCTCAGCCCCGGATACCATCACCAATTCTCATCTGGTAAGTGGTCCCACGATGTTTCCTCCCGGATACTTCTATGCCCGGTATGCAGCCGATTGGGTGATCTCCGGCAAGCCGTCCTTCACAGCCGATCTTCCCGTCATATCAACAGTTCCAGACCGAGCGACGAATCCCGACCAGTTCGCCGCCTATGCCTATTACAAGACTCTTGCTACGGAGTTCAGCCGTATTACCTTGGGCAATGCATTCGGTGATGCGCTGTTCGATATCCGCATCGATGGGTACAACGATGTGTACTCCGTTAAGGATATGTTTCCGGTCCTCAATGAACAAGGCGAGATTTCTGCACCGGTTTTGTTTCCAAACTATCAGAGGACGTGGGATGCCCGTCAGCAGGCGAACGGTGTTCAAAAGAAGGCCAGTTTCATTGAAGCAGCACTCGGAGCACTCGGGGGAGATTACATCGAGACCCAGGCACGCCTGCAATTCGAAGTCGACAAGGCCCATAGCGATACCAGTGTCGTGCTCTTCGGCCACTCTCATATTCCTGCGTTCTACGACTACGGCAACAACCACTACTATGTAAACACCGGTACTTGGATCGACCACAACGTCAATTACAAGGAGGCAGACGGCAGCTACCTCGCCAGAACCTTTGCAGTAGTCACCACCGGTCCTTCCAATCAGGTGGGAGTCTACCAATATACCACCGATGGCAAGCTTCGTGATATCAAGGATCTGCTTCTCTCGGACCTTGTGTAACAGGATTGTCTGCCCCGTGGCCGAAGAGGCCATGGGGCTTGTTCTCAGAGCTTGATCAAACGGGTTTTGGAAAAATCGTCGGTATCACGGTCCAAATGATCGGCGAGATTCTGCACGGCTGCAACCACTGCTTCGAGATCATCGTCCGAAAGATTCTCCAAGAGGCCGAACATCTGTTTGTACCCGAGTTCCAGCAGCCCCTTGCTCTTGCTGCTGTAGAACTCCCTGCCAAAAGCCGACGGCCGCAGGATGATTTCTTTTTGGTTATCCGTTTTTTTGTACCGTTCAACCAGATGTTGCTGTACAAGGCGTTTCACATATTTGGAAAACGTGCTCTGAGGCATACCGAGACAACGGGAAAGTTCCGCCATCTTCAGAACTTCATCCTCATGTTCGATGATGCACTCCAAGACCTGCCAGCTCTGGGCGGAGAGAAACACTCCATCCTCCCCTCCCAGCTCAATATTATAGCCACGGACATAGATGTTGGCATATCTGGTCAACTGGCCTACGAGATTCCTATACCGCCCCATCCAGCTCAATTCCATGAAGCACTCCAGCCTACTCTCAAAGTAGTGTGAGTATAGCACATCTTGGAAGGGTGAAAACAGAACCAGGTGACATCGGCGAAAGCGGTTTTTGATGACACCTGGCAAATGGACAAGCGACTACAGCATGACTGCAAAGGAACCGGCAGCACTCAGGTACCAGACAATGAAAAGTGTTGCGATGCCGGCCCCTGCATACACCCTGCCGGTCTTGCGGAAGAAATACGTGTAGATGCAGGCAACAAGCGGCCAGAGAACCAACAAGGGGATGTAGTAGATGCCTCCCATCCCGGCAGCTGTCTGAATCAGAGGATTCGAGCCAAAGATAATGGATCCACCCACCATAAGCGGTACATACAGGAAGAGCAGCCAAACAACCGCTCCCAATGTCATCACAACGGCATTGATCGCCATCTCCCTGCCTAAACCAAGCTTGCCCTGCTTCGGTCTTTGGAAACCAGCCAACACGATTCCTTGCGGTATGAAATAGAGAGCAAAAGGAACCAAGTACCCAAGAAAGGCTAAAAACCGTTTCCCCGTGAATGGAAGCAGGGTGACAACCCAAGCCCTGAAATCCACCTTCCATACCCCGTCAACGAATACGAGAATCAGGTAAACAGGCAGGAGGGTGCATATTGCAAAGCCTAGGGATTTCAAGATTTTCATCCCGTCGAATGTACGTGAAGAGTCGGTCAATCCATAGTGCGCGACTGTAGCTCCTTTCTTCTTCAATTGGGTGTAATGCCCCAATATCATGAGAACAACGGCTATACCGCCGCAGAGCATCGACCAAACCATATATACATTGGTGAAATTCTGAGGCCAGAGTCTGTTTGGAGTAATCCAAGGCACAAAAAACATGTGATTCCAAACAAACAGATACAGCAGTGGCCCGATGGCGGTGGTGAGCAACGCACCGATCCACCAACTTCTACCCTCATACCCGCGGTACTCCGGGAGTTTCTCCTTCAAATCGTTGAAATACCGGGTTTCAAGAAGCAATGAACCCATCGGAAAGAGGAACAGCATTGCACCAAATAATGCAAGGGCCGTACCGATAAGCTTGACAGGCCAAATCTGATTGCGCGCAGAGAGCCCGTTTCCACCTTCAAGCGTCAGTTGCATCCACTCCAAGGCATTTGCAATAGCCGGAATGGAATCTGTAGCACCTGCATGGTTCTCCCAAGGCTGATAGAGTATTCTTGCTGTTCCTTCTTCGATGGACCCATACACCTTTCCGACCTCGATGGGATCGGTAGTATTGAACAACGGCTGCAATACCGGTGATACGGGAGCATCAGAACCCTTGCCGATGAATATCATCACGCCAAGCTCGGTAACCGTTCCAATATTGAAGGCTGCATTTTTAACCAAGGGGGCGGCCGAGAGGTCCATGGACCCCGGTGCATTCACCTCGGACTCCATGAAGAACACCGATGAGTAGCCATCGGGATTCGAGGTGATTGCACCCATCGCTCCTGCAAACCCTCCTTGGGACATCCCGACTATACCGATATTCTGCGTATCAACATTCGGCAGGCTTCGAAGATATGCAAGGCCGGCGGGACCTCCGGCCCCATGGTCGAGATTCTTGGCGGTGGATCTTCCATGACCGCTCATATCCATGGAGAGAACCACATATCCTCTTCGCGCAAATTCCAGCGCAGTATTCGCCATATGGTTCTTTTGATTATTCAACCCATGAATGGCAAGGATTGCCGGGGCTTTTCCGGTATTGGCCTTGGGCGTATACAGGTAGGCGCTTACCTTGAAGCCCGGTGCATGCCAAATGGAGACCTCTTCGACCTTCACCCTCCCAAACCCTGCATTCACCCATGCTCCTACCAGACTACCGCCAACCATGAGTATGATCGCCAGATAGAGCAACATCCAGTTCTTGCTTGTTTTCATTCAAGCCCTCCTTATTTCTTTAGAATCTTTTTTGATTCTATAGTAAGTATAGACCAAGATATTCCTCCCTGCAACGATGATATTCATCATGACGGTGAGCTTCCCGACTTCTCTATTGCTTTACGATTGGATTTCGAGCGACTCGGCTATCCTACCATCTCCAGGAACGCTTGCTCCTCCATGGGTTTTGCGTAGTAAAATCCCTGTACACGCTCGATACCCACGCTCTTGACCATTTCCAACTGCTGTTCGGTTTCCACTCCTTCGGCGATAAGCACCTTGCCCAAGGTGTGCAGCATATCGACAAGCAAGGCAAGCATGGCAGGATCGGCCATGGCTGCATGGATGACGCTCTTATCGAATTTCACATAGGCGTACGGCAGGTCCATCAACGCCTTCAGGTTGGAATACCCCGTACCGAAATCGTCAAGGGCGAACTTGATGTCCCTAAGCGAGAGCTCAAGCATCACCTGTGAAACTTTTTCATATGAGCGGAGGGCCACCGATTCGGTGATCTCAAAGCCGATCTTTTTGGGGGCGATTTGCTCTTGCTCGATAATGGAGATCAATGAACCTGCAATATGGCTCGAATTGAAATCCTCGCCGCTCAAATTCACCGAAATGTACTCCAAAGCACACTCGCCCAGATTTTTCCTGACCAAGGTGCAGACTTTCGAGAGGAGAATCTTGGTAAGATGAACGATCAACCCCGATTGTTCGGCAAGGCTGATGAACTGGGAGGGAGGCAAAAACCCCAGATGTTCATCCTTGATCCTCATCAATGCTTCAGCCGAAACCATCCGGCCTGTTGCAACATCGTAGATGGGTTGATAGTGCACCATCACCTGCTCGGGATTGCGGATCGAGGATCGGAGTGCGGACAAGACGTTCATCCGACGTTGCTGGTCGAAAGCATCCTGCTTGGTAAAGATGAATACGGGCTGCTTGCGTACCGAAGTTATTTCGGAGAGCACCCGTTTGCGTGCCTGATCGTACTCTGCAAGCGTAGAAGCATGGCTTGGGATGTGCAGCACACCGAAGTTGACTTGTACGAACAGCAGCTCTCCCTCCACCTGCCAACCTTGGGTCATGCGCTGCCTGACCGCCTGAACCACCGAGCCGGCAAGCCTGCCGTCCTTCGATGGAAGACAAAGACAAAACCTGCTGCCTTCCAGTCGGAACGCCTCATTCGAAGCAGCCATGGTTTTCAGAAATGTACCAATCCCGACAAGCACTTGCTCGGCTGTCGGGGCTCCATGGAGCGAGCTGAAATACTCGAAGTTCTCGATATCCAAAAAGATGAGCGTATGAGGTGATTGAAAGCGGAAGATGCGGATGAGTTTACGCTGAAGCAATGCTTCGTTGGGAAGGCCGGAAAGACTGTCGAAGGTGACTGAGTCCCGTTGGCCTATCAAGTAGTACAACACCAGCATGAATGCATTAACCAGCATGAACATCAAGGGGGAATGGGTCGTCTGAAGCGATATCAAGGAGACTCCGAAGCACAAGGGCAACAGCAGGGAGATGAACAGAAACGACCCTTGGAGGTTCTTGCGATGGCCCAGGGTTGGCATGAGCATGGCAAAACAAAAGAACCAGGAGAGTGCAATGATATACGTGCTTCCAGAAGAAGGAAGCAGATGCACGAACGCCTGATTCAAAGGATAGAACTGTTGCCTGGGAACGTCCCGAAATGCAAGAACAGTCAAAACAGCGAGGGGAATGTCGTGGATCAGGGAGAGGATGCCAACTAATTTGGGATCATCCATCACATTGACTGCATTGAAGTGCATCCAGGCAGAGAGGAGAAATGGAATCGCCAGCGCATGCAAGGTCCAAACAAGCCGATGGATGAGAACCGGGTAGATTACAAGACCTTGTTGTGCTGATACCAGCAGCAACGTGAGGATGATGTACAACGAATAGGTGATGGTCAACTCCGAGAAGAACCTGCTTCCCCTATCCTTGCGTAAAAGCGGGAACCTGAGAACATCGATGAGAATCGAAAGCATCAGGATGCTCGAAAGCAGTGCGACTGTAACATAATGCATGAACCACCCCTGAGAGAAAGCTTGTATCTACAATGGTGGAATTATAACACAAACAAGCAAGAGTACAGCAGGAAAGGCATGGGGAACTACAAAGTCAACAGGTTCTATAGTATAGTCAATCCCATATGAGAAAGATTATCAGTATTGCGGTATGCATGCTCGCTTGCAGTATGGTGTTTGCTGCATCCTTTTCCTCGGTGGAAGGAAAGCTCTTCAACGACAAGTCATTCATCTTTCCCGATGATTTGCTTGAAGAGAGGTCTGTCATCATCGCCCTCACCCTCAGTTCATCCCGTAAGAACGGAGAGGAACAACAAAAGCACTTCATTGAGTGGCAGAAAAAGCTGAAAGAAACGTCATCAAAACTGAACTCAATTACCGTCTATCATATTTCGGTGATCGACGGGGCTCCCTTCTTTGTGCGGGGTGCAATCAGAAACGGCATTGCAAAGGAGTATGGCGACCTTGTAAAGGAGACACAGGGAGGGGTGCTCTACCTCTCCAAGTCCGAACGGTTCGCCTCCGATGCACGCATCCCCATCGATGGAGAGCCTACCCTCGTGGTGCTCTCAGCCACCGGTTCCATTGAGGGTTTTGTCAAAGGAGCGTACAGCTCCGACCGAATGCTCCAGCTTCAGTCTTTACTGGGTATGTGAGCTTGAGCTTCTAAAAGCGAGAGGGCGACTTTCTCATCCACCGGTCTGCTGATCAGGTAGCCCTGAATCTTGTCACAGCCGAATTTCCGTAAGTACTGCAGCTGTCTTTCATGCTCGATGCCTTCGGCTACGACACAGTGGCCGAGCTTGTGCGCAAGGCTTATGATGTCACCGGTTATTGCTTCTTCGTCGGTGAGTGTCATCAGTTTATCGATGAAAAACTTGTCGATCTTCAAACAGTTGATATTGAGCTCCCGTTCCCGGGCGAGGGAGGAATACCCGGTGCCGAAGTCATCGATTGCAATCTGGATACCCATGCTCTGCAGTTGTCCAAGAACCCTGTTGATGTCCTGATAGTTGGAAGCAAACACCGATTCGGTGATCTCGAGGCAGATGCAGCGGGGATCGACCTGCATCGCCTTGATCATCCGCAAAAGATTGGCGGTGAAATCATGTTTGAGCAGCTGGATGGCCGAGATGTTGATGGACATCACAATGTTGTGATACCCCTTGCCGTGCAAGGTGTTCAGAAACCTCAGAGCCTGTAGGATGATTGAATCACCGAGGGGGATGATGAGCTTGGTTTTCTCGGTGATCGGAATGAATTGCAAGGGGGATATGAGTCCGAGGGAGGAAATCTGAAGGCGTGCCAACGCCTCGAATCCGACAATCTTGTTGCTCGCAAGTTCAAAAATCGGTTGATAGTTGAGAAACAGCGAACCGCTTCCCTCACCGGCGGCGATGCGGCTGAGCTCTGCGGTTATCTCCTCCTCCCGGTAGAGCCGCTCCTCCATCTCAGTATCAAAGAAGCAATAGCTGGATTGTCCATGCAATTGCTGCAGAGCCTGCTCTGAAGCAACCAGGAGATTCCTGAGCAGTTGCTCCACATCCTTGGTGGCATCCCTGCCGATTTCAACAATGCCAATACCCCAATTGATACCCTCAATAATGAGAAAGGTCTCTAAAAGAGATGAGATTCTCTTACAGAAGTCTATCAAATCCTGTTTCTCACGGTAGTTTTTTACATAAAAGGAAAAGCGATACTCATGAGTTTTGCATAAGAGACACTGCTCGTTGCTGAGTACAAGCAAGGCAGTGGCAACCTTTTTAATGATCTCTTGTGTATACTGAAAACCGTAGGTCATGCTCGCCGTATGCAGGGCACTCAGATTGACTGCGACCACAGCCCGCTTCAAACAAGCATGCAGCTGGATATCCTCATGCAAGAGATTTTCCAAATGCCGGCGGTTGTATAGACTCGTCAACATGTCATGCTCGTTGTAAAACGTCAGTTCCTGTTCAACCTTCTTACGATCGGAGATATCGAGAATGATGCCCTCCAGCTCCTGTACTTCGCCTCTCTGGGTGTAGTATCCCTGCCCGGTCTCCCACACCCACACACGCTGTCCATCAGCTTTGATGATCTCATACTCATAAGTGAACGTCTGGTGCAAGGGCAACACACGTTCCCACTCCTCTCTGATGGCCTGCCTATAGGAAGGGACGATGAGCTCGTTGAAGCTGATGTCACGATTGCCCACCAAACTCGCCGGTTCATACCCGGTCAGATTCTTACAGCCGTCGGAAAC
Proteins encoded:
- a CDS encoding GGDEF domain-containing phosphodiesterase, whose amino-acid sequence is MGDNILVVGSSRDDWATIQAALAVYNVILAKDGRQALEYVANLSNLVLIIIDATSETLDALLLLHTLEQDPRCAVMLISQTGEGESVLHTPLTRACVSDQVQQVLQKDRCKQLNEQSSLFNAIFWQAPIGITISHGIGPLDGTINEVFSVNPRFEEITGRTRAELKTIGWASITHPDDLEADLVQFKRLQAGEIQSYSMEKRYIKSDGSWVWVSMVVASLQIQSNHSYSHICLVQDISQRKQAEQQLAESERSKSVLLSHLPGLAYRTKYDPDWTVLYVSDGCKNLTGYEPASLVGNRDISFNELIVPSYRQAIREEWERVLPLHQTFTYEYEIIKADGQRVWVWETGQGYYTQRGEVQELEGIILDISDRKKVEQELTFYNEHDMLTSLYNRRHLENLLHEDIQLHACLKRAVVAVNLSALHTASMTYGFQYTQEIIKKVATALLVLSNEQCLLCKTHEYRFSFYVKNYREKQDLIDFCKRISSLLETFLIIEGINWGIGIVEIGRDATKDVEQLLRNLLVASEQALQQLHGQSSYCFFDTEMEERLYREEEITAELSRIAAGEGSGSLFLNYQPIFELASNKIVGFEALARLQISSLGLISPLQFIPITEKTKLIIPLGDSIILQALRFLNTLHGKGYHNIVMSINISAIQLLKHDFTANLLRMIKAMQVDPRCICLEITESVFASNYQDINRVLGQLQSMGIQIAIDDFGTGYSSLARERELNINCLKIDKFFIDKLMTLTDEEAITGDIISLAHKLGHCVVAEGIEHERQLQYLRKFGCDKIQGYLISRPVDEKVALSLLEAQAHIPSKD